A single window of Salvia splendens isolate huo1 chromosome 8, SspV2, whole genome shotgun sequence DNA harbors:
- the LOC121744010 gene encoding PLASMODESMATA CALLOSE-BINDING PROTEIN 3-like: MKILIKTLIALFFLLSLLHNSDGQFQDYCIADEQTPEDVLDQAMKWACSNGADCSAIRENGPCYLPNTVKDHSSYAFNSYYQNMKHKGGSCYFNAAALISDLDPSHNSCKFESLP; the protein is encoded by the exons ATGAAGATATTGATCAAGACTCTAATTGCTCTCTTCTTCCTGCTCTCGCTATTACATAATTCTG ATGGACAGTTCCAAGACTATTGCATAGCGGACGAGCAAACCCCGGAGGATGTGCTGGACCAAGCCATGAAGTGGGCTTGCAGCAATGGCGCGGACTGCAGCGCCATCAGAGAGAATGGGCCGTGCTACCTTCCTAACACAGTCAAGGACCACTCCTCATATGCATTCAACAGCTACTATCAAAACATGAAGCACAAAGGAGGCAGTTGTTATTTCAATGCTGCTGCACTTATATCTGATCTCGATCCAA GTCACAATTCATGCAAGTTCGAGTCTCTCCCATGA